The stretch of DNA TGATGATGGGCCAGCCTAAGATTCTGTTTTTCTCCGAGAAAGGCGTTATCGGCTGTATATCCGTTAAGATTTCATGGTCAGGTTTTCTTACGCAGGAAACAACGTGCTCTCGTGAACGTATCATTACGCCCTCGATTAATGCTTGTCCGCCGAATGCAAGTGACGGCTCCTTGTTTTGGTTACCTGACATACCAGACCGCGCGTTTGAGTGCTATGTGATTTAAACACTGAACTAATTGATATAAATGCCGTTTATTGGACAGAAAATAAGCTTAAGGGTTTATGCACAGCATCACAGGCAGCGCTGCAAAACGCTTCGCTCCACCGCACAGTAAGAAAAGCATGGTGGGCCACTTGAATTCCGAGGTTGAGCCAGATTTTTTTTCAATAGTTTTTTAAGGAGACGCAACAATAACTCTCTATTTACCTTTAAGCTGTTACAGATAATCGGAAGCTGAACTTCCCGACAGCGAGGATGCAAAAATGAATCTCCTAAAGAAGCGGGTTGACGAGAAAAGCCTCAGGAAATTTTCACCCCCTGCCTTCGAAGAGTGGGTTATTAGCAAATTCAACGGGAAACTAGGCGACCCCTCGACGGGTATAAACGGGTTCACGGAGGGCGGCCAGCCAATTTTGATTGTACAGTCCGACAATGTCAGCCTAGCTGAAGTTCAAGAATTCGCCCGGGCGCTGGCAAGTGGCAAAGCTGAAAAAGGCATCATTGTTGCCTTCAATTTTGATACTGACACGCTGGAAGGCCGAATGGAGGCTATGGATAAGGGAATTGAGCTTCAGACGATGCGGATAAGTGAACTGTTGAATAAACGCTTTGACGCCCGAATAAAAACCATGGCCAGCGAGCAAGTTGCCTTTGCAGCGGCTTCCCCCGCCATGTATAAGGCGCCCGATGAAAAGGTATTAGAGCCGCAGCCGCAAACCCGCGCCTTCGTAAAGCTGCCTGAGCCGCCCCACAACACTGCGCCTCAGAACTTGGGGGCTAAACCACGGGTCTTCATATCTAACAGCAACAGTAAGGTCGCTGACCAAGTGAAGAGGATGCTGGATTTCATCCACTACGACTACGTCATGGGCGACAAAGAAGAAACCGCTGTGCCGCTTTCCGAGAGCAAATTCAGCATAATGAAGGAATGTGACTGCGCCATAGTCACCATCGCAGCCGCTGAGCAGGAGAGACGCTACAGTGGACTCTATCTCCTTAACTCTAACGTCGTCTCCGAAATCAACGCGGCTTACCTGAAGTATAATACGCAGGTGATTTTGCTGGTTGAAAAAAAAGTCGAGTTGCCGCCTAATCTTCAGGGACTCAAAAGAATCGAGTATAACAGCGACGATTTATCCTTCAACGCAGCGATGGACCTCGAAAAAGAGCTGGCTGGCTTTAGAAAAATATAGCGCAGCCTCGATTGCGCCTTCATGGCGGCTGCCTAAACCCTCTTAAACAGCCAAACCAGAAGTACCCGATATGAAAACCAAAATTGACCTCGACAGCTGGCCCAGACGCGACTATTACCGCTACTTCGGCAGCTTCGATGACCCCTTCTTCGGCGTCGTAGTGAACGTTGACTGCACCCGCGCATACGAACGCTGCAAAAAACAGGATTGGTCCTTTTTTGTCTACTACCTATACGCTTCGATCAGGGCGATTAATCAGGTGGAGAATTTCCGCCTCCGCATCATCGACGGTGAAGTGTGGCTTTTCGATAAGGTGCATGCCAGCAGCACGGTTGGGCGCAAAGACGGAACATTCGGGTTTGCCCTCTTTGACTACACAGAGGACTTTATGCAGTTCAGAGCCACTGCCGAGCAAAGAATCGCGCAGGTTCAAGAGTACCCGGGCTTACGTGTTGACCCAGATGCTAAACGAGTAGATGTTGTCCATTACACTGCGCTTCCATGGTTTAGCTTCAGCGGCTTTAAACATGAGAAAAGCATACGCTGCCAGGAGAGCATCCCCAAGATTGCCTTCGGAAAATACTTTGAGTCAAACGGGCGCAAGCTGCTGCCGATTTCGATTAACGCAAACCATGGTTTACTCGACGCATACCACATTGGCAAGTATCTTGAGCTTTTCCAGGAAGGACTCGACGCTTAGCTTAGGGCGCTTTTGAGGAAATCCGCCAAATCCACCGCTTCAATCTCCGAGCCACAGTGCTCGCATATCCGAAGTGAATTCATTGTGGTTTTGTCGCTTATCTTTAGTTTACCTCCGCAGTGGGGGCAACGGAAAATCGCCACTATCCCGCCATCCTTAACTTGCTGTAGCAACGCGTTTAGGTTTATGGAGACATCGGTTTTTTTAATGAAGATATGGCGGTCTCTCTCCCGTAGTTCTCTGGCTTTATCATACATTCGCAGTTCCTCAAAGATTTTAGCGGCATCTTGGGTTCTGCCGCATCTTTCAAGGTTCTGCGCTAGGGTTAACTTGGCTTTGTTCCGGAATCCCTCGTACATCCAGTAGGGTTTTCCAGTGGAGTCCCAGTATGGAAAAGCAGGATACTTGGGCGATTGAATTTGTATGGAATTGTTGAGTTTTTGAGTTAGCCCTCGAGAGATAGCGGGGCTGCTTCGTGATGCTGCATTTGAGACAGCTTGGTTCCATAGCCATAGAACTTTGCCAGTGAAGCCGGAAATATCCGTTCCGACATCATCTGTGGGGTAGGCTTGCACGGTTAACCAAAAATTGTTAAAGCATACAATTGAACAGAAACCTGCATTGTCATATGCTGCTGGTTTTGTAGGGTCCTCCATCTGGGTTTTGTATGTTAAGGTGCCACCCCATTGGGGGACGCATTTGTTGCAGACTGTTCTTCCGCACCACGAGCATTGCTTGGTGGAAACGCTAAAGAAGGAGCTTGCGCCGCATGTTGGACAAGTACCCATCAGTATCGACCTATCTACCTACCGTTTACCCGATTATGTTGTAGTCATCTGTAAAATACTTTGCAGATTAAAAATTCCGATTTAAAATATATTAAATGTGTTTGCTTTTGAGGGCTCTTCATGAACAAACCCTGCTTCTTGTTTGATGAACAACAGGTCTGCTGTGTGGGGTTTTGGAAAAACCTTCTTATGTTAAGGATGCGAGTATTCTTTTCTGAGAGGGGACGATGGTTAGTTTCCCAGCAGTTAAGCAACGTGAAGTCATAGGCTTAGCTGTATTGCTTGCCCTCGCCGCCTTAGTTAGGGTTCTGTTGTATCCTCAGCAGGGTTACCCGATTGACACGAACTGTTTCACCTCATGGTTTAACACCGCTGCCACCAGCGGCATCCACTCCTTCTATCAGGTAACCTGGTCTGATTACCCGCCCTTCAACGTCTA from Candidatus Bathyarchaeota archaeon encodes:
- a CDS encoding restriction endonuclease; this translates as MNLLKKRVDEKSLRKFSPPAFEEWVISKFNGKLGDPSTGINGFTEGGQPILIVQSDNVSLAEVQEFARALASGKAEKGIIVAFNFDTDTLEGRMEAMDKGIELQTMRISELLNKRFDARIKTMASEQVAFAAASPAMYKAPDEKVLEPQPQTRAFVKLPEPPHNTAPQNLGAKPRVFISNSNSKVADQVKRMLDFIHYDYVMGDKEETAVPLSESKFSIMKECDCAIVTIAAAEQERRYSGLYLLNSNVVSEINAAYLKYNTQVILLVEKKVELPPNLQGLKRIEYNSDDLSFNAAMDLEKELAGFRKI
- a CDS encoding chloramphenicol acetyltransferase, which codes for MKTKIDLDSWPRRDYYRYFGSFDDPFFGVVVNVDCTRAYERCKKQDWSFFVYYLYASIRAINQVENFRLRIIDGEVWLFDKVHASSTVGRKDGTFGFALFDYTEDFMQFRATAEQRIAQVQEYPGLRVDPDAKRVDVVHYTALPWFSFSGFKHEKSIRCQESIPKIAFGKYFESNGRKLLPISINANHGLLDAYHIGKYLELFQEGLDA